The proteins below come from a single Cricetulus griseus strain 17A/GY chromosome 6, alternate assembly CriGri-PICRH-1.0, whole genome shotgun sequence genomic window:
- the LOC100770924 gene encoding olfactory receptor 8K3-like, whose amino-acid sequence MDTYNLTVLKYFILTGITDLPELEVPLFGLFLIVYMISVVGNLGLIILTKIDSRLKTPMYFFLRQLSFTDLGYSTAVGPKMLINFVIDQPTISYNWCSIQLTFFSVFITTEVFVLSAMAYDRYVAICHPLLYTIIMSQRLCHVLVTIPYLYSIFISLLTITKIFISSFCGNNIIRHFYCDSLPLISLLCSDTHEIKLIILIFATFNLVSSLLVISISYILILITIFRMNSSEGRHKAFSTCGSHLTVIVIFYGTLFFMYAQPKSSHSFETGQMASVFYTLVIPMLNPMIYSLRNKEVKQAIHRKWKMCVNILLKL is encoded by the coding sequence ATGGATACATATAATCTTACGGTGCTGAAGTACTTCATTCTAACTGGAATCACAGATCTTCCTGAGCTGGAGGTCCCCTTATTTGGACTCTTCCTCATTGTATACATGATCTCTGTGGTGGGTAATTTGGGGTTGATCATTCTCACCAAAATAGACTCCAGGCTAAAGACACctatgtacttcttcctcagacAGCTGTCTTTCACTGACCTTGGCTATTCAACTGCTGTGGGGCCCAAAATGTTAATAAACTTTGTTATTGATCAACCTACAATTTCTTATAATTGGTGCTCAATACAGCTGACCTTCTTCAGTGTGTTTATCACTACTGAAGTTTTTGTTCTGTCAGCAATGGCTTATGACCGCTATGTAGCCATCTGCCATCCACTACTGTACACAATCATCATGTCACAAAGACTATGCCATGTGCTAGTGACAATACCTTACCTCTATAGTATTTTCATATCTCTACTGACAATTACCaagatttttatttcatcattttgtgGTAATAATATCATCAGACATTTCTACTGTGACAGTCTGCCATTGATATCATTGCTGTGCTCCGACACACATGAAATTAAGCTGATAATTTTAATCTTTGCAACTTTTAATTTGGTTTCTTCTCTTCTTGTGATCTCCATATCCTACATCCTGATCCTCATAACCATTTTCAGGATGAACTCTTCAGAGGGCAGGCACAAGGCCTTCTCCACATGTGGCTCTCATCTGACAGTGATAGTTATATTCTATGGGACTCTATTTTTTATGTATGCACAGCCAAAATCCAGTCACTCCTTTGAAACTGGTCAAATGGCCTCTGTGTTCTATACACTGGTTATCCCCATGCTGAATCCCATGATCTACAGTTTGAGAAACAAAGAGGTGAAGCAGGCCATtcatagaaaatggaaaatgtgtgTGAATATTCTGCTTAAATTATAG
- the LOC100770638 gene encoding olfactory receptor 8K3-like encodes MQTHNLTVVTEFILMGITDQPELQAPLFGLFLIIYLISLMGNLGMIILTMVDSRLQTPMYFFLRQLAITDLGYSTAVGPKMLVNFVVDENTITNYCCATQLTFFLVFIICELFILSAMSYDRYVAICKPLLYTVIMSQRVCWVLVAVPYFYSVIISLLITVKIFALPFCGYRIISHFCDSLPLISLLCSNTHEIEIIILISAGFNLVSSLVVLLFSYLLILIAIFRMNSAEGRQKALSTCGSHLTVVIVFYGTLIFMYVQPKSSHSFDTDKVASIFYTLVIPMLNPLIYSLRNKDVKCALERLWKLLCNIVS; translated from the coding sequence atgcagacccacaaccTCACAGTGGTGACTGAGTTCATCCTGATGGGCATCACTGACCAACCTGAGCTGCAGGCACCATTGTTTGGACTCTTCCTCATCATTTATCTGATCTCACTGATGGGCAACTTGGGCATGATTATCCTCACCATGGTGGATTCCCGTCTGCAAACacccatgtacttttttcttaGACAACTCGCTATTACTGATCTTGGTTATTCTACAGCTGTTGGACCCAAAATGCTAGTTAATTTTGTTGTAGATGAAAATACAATCACTAATTATTGTTGTGCAACACAGCTAACTTTCTTCCTTGTGTTTATCATTTGTGAACTTTTTATTCTGTCTGCAAtgtcctatgaccgctatgtggccatctgtaagCCTCTTCTCTACACTGTCATCATGTCACAAAGGGTATGTTGGGTGTTAGTAGCAGTTCCTTATTTCTACAGTGTCATTATTTCTCTTCTAATCACTGTAAAAATTTTTGCTTTACCCTTTTGTGGCTACAGGATCATTAGTCATTTCTGTGACAGTCTCCCTTTAATATCATTGCTCTGCTCAAATACACATgaaattgaaattataattttgatttCAGCAGGATTTAATTTGGTTTCCTCTCTAGTGGTCCTCCTCTTTTCTTATCTACTCATTCTTATAGCCATTTTTAGGATGAATTCAgctgaaggaaggcagaaagcTTTGTCTACCTGTGGGTCCCACTTGACAGTGGTTATTGTCTTCTATGGGACTTtgatatttatgtatgtgcagcCCAAGTCAAGTCACTCCTTTGACACTGATAAGGTGGCTTCCATTTTTTATACTCTGGTTATCCCCATGTTGAATCCCTTAATCTATAGTCTTAGGAACAAAGATGTAAAATGTGCCCTAGAAAGGTTGTGGAAATTATTATGTAATATTGTTTCTTAG
- the LOC100770358 gene encoding olfactory receptor 8K5-like: MGQKNTTSLPEFILLGITESTELQLPLFGVFFIIYAVTVVSNLGMIILTKLDSNLHTPMYFFIRHLAFIDLGNSTVICPKMLVNFVVDQKTISFYACAIQLSFFLMFIISEFFILSAMAYDRYVAICNPLLYNMIMSQRVCHVLVGIPYLYSTFQALLFTSKIFTLTFCGYYIINHFYCDDVFLLPMLCSNAQEIQLLIILFSALNLISSLMVVLGSYILILLAVCRMHSAEGRKKAFSTCGSHLTVVVVFYGTLLFMYLQPQSTHSLQNDKIASVFYTLVIPMMNPLIYSLRNKEVKNAFYRVLKNQFKINT; encoded by the coding sequence ATGGGGCAAAAGAATACAACCTCTCTGCCTGAGTTCATCCTGTTGGGAATCACAGAGAGCACTGAGCTTCAACTCCCTTTGTTCGGAGTCTTCTTCATCATCTATGCTGTCACTGTGGTGAGCAACCTGGGCATGATCATTTTGACCAAGCTGGACTCTAACCTACATACCCCTATGTACTTTTTCATCAGACACCTGGCTTTCATTGACCTTGGGAATTCCACTGTCATCTGTCCTAAGATGCTGGTGAATTTTGTTGTGGATCAAAAAACCATTTCTTTCTATGCATGCGCCATACAGTTGTCATTTTTCCTTATGTTCATTATCAGTGAATTTTTTATCTTGTCTGCTATGGCATATGACCGatatgtggccatctgcaaccCTCTGCTCTACAACATGATCATGTCTCAGAGAGTTTGCCATGTGCTTGTGGGCATTCCATACCTCTACAGCACCTTCCAGGCTCTGTTGTTCACCAGTAAGATTTTCACACTAACTTTCTGTGGCTATTACATCATCAATCATTTCTACTGTGACGATGTTTTCTTGTTACCTATGTTGTGCTCAAATGCTCAAGAAATACAACTGTTGATAATATTATTTTCAGCATTGAATTTGATCTCCTCTCTTATGGTCGTTCTCGGATCTTACATTCTGATTCTGCTGGCCGTATGTCGAATGCattcagcagaaggaaggaaaaaagcttTTTCTACCTGTGGGTCTCATCTGACAGTGGTTGTGGTATTCTATGGAACTCTACTCTTTATGTACTTGCAGCCTCAATCCACTCACTCtttacaaaatgataaaatagcCTCTGTATTTTATACTTTAGTAATCCCCATGATGAACCCCTTGATCTACAGTTTAAGGAACAAAGAGGTGAAAAATGCTTTCTACAGGGTATTAAAGaatcaatttaaaattaatacataa